One stretch of Streptomyces agglomeratus DNA includes these proteins:
- a CDS encoding THUMP-like domain-containing protein, whose protein sequence is MESFAALRTEEGRALLAALRDHDPADELATATRLRREHPAALVSAALGQARLRQRAVAKFGAEDAYRMFFTPNGVEQATRTAVATYRAGRFAALGVRSVADLCCGIGGDAIALARAGISVLAVDRDPLTAEVARANAEALGLSALVEVRCADVTTVDTSAYDAVFVDPARRGGRGRIFDPEAYSPPLSWAIGAARTSAHAALKIAPGVPHEAVPDDAEAEWISDGGDVKEAVFWFGTDPGAVRATLLPGPHSLVGTGLPDPEPGEVGRYLYEPDGAVIRSHLVAEVARQVGGRLIDETIAYITADELHRTPYATAYEITDRMPFGLKKLKALLRERGVGVLTVKKRGSAIEPEELRRKMKLSGPHSATVFLTRVAGAPTVLIGHPAR, encoded by the coding sequence CTGGAGTCCTTCGCCGCCCTGCGCACCGAGGAGGGCCGCGCCCTGCTCGCCGCGCTCCGCGACCACGACCCCGCCGACGAGCTGGCGACCGCGACCCGGCTGCGCCGCGAGCACCCCGCCGCGCTCGTCTCGGCCGCGCTCGGGCAGGCGCGGCTGCGGCAGCGGGCGGTGGCCAAGTTCGGCGCCGAGGACGCGTACCGGATGTTCTTCACCCCCAACGGCGTCGAGCAGGCCACCCGCACGGCGGTGGCGACGTACCGCGCCGGGCGCTTCGCCGCACTCGGCGTACGGAGCGTCGCGGACCTCTGCTGCGGCATCGGCGGCGACGCGATCGCGCTGGCCCGCGCCGGGATCTCCGTCCTGGCCGTCGACCGCGACCCGCTGACGGCGGAGGTGGCCCGCGCGAACGCGGAGGCGCTGGGCCTGTCCGCGCTCGTCGAGGTCCGCTGCGCCGATGTGACCACCGTCGACACCTCCGCGTACGACGCCGTCTTCGTCGACCCGGCGCGGCGCGGCGGCCGCGGCCGCATCTTCGACCCCGAGGCGTACTCCCCGCCGCTGTCCTGGGCGATCGGGGCGGCCCGTACGTCCGCGCACGCCGCCCTGAAGATCGCTCCGGGCGTCCCGCACGAGGCGGTGCCCGACGACGCCGAGGCGGAGTGGATCTCCGACGGCGGGGACGTGAAGGAAGCGGTGTTCTGGTTCGGTACGGACCCCGGGGCGGTCCGCGCCACGCTGCTTCCCGGCCCGCACTCCCTGGTCGGCACCGGGCTGCCCGACCCCGAGCCGGGCGAGGTCGGCCGCTACCTCTACGAGCCGGACGGCGCGGTCATCCGCTCGCACCTGGTGGCGGAGGTGGCGCGGCAGGTGGGCGGGCGCCTCATCGACGAGACGATCGCGTACATCACGGCCGACGAGCTCCACCGGACGCCGTACGCCACCGCGTACGAGATCACGGACCGGATGCCCTTCGGCCTGAAGAAGCTCAAGGCGCTGCTGCGGGAGCGGGGCGTCGGCGTACTGACCGTGAAGAAGCGCGGCTCGGCGATCGAGCCGGAGGAACTGCGCCGCAAGATGAAGCTGTCGGGGCCGCACTCCGCCACGGTCTTCCTTACGCGGGTGGCGGGCGCCCCGACGGTACTGATCGGCCACCCGGCCCGGTGA
- the tsaD gene encoding tRNA (adenosine(37)-N6)-threonylcarbamoyltransferase complex transferase subunit TsaD: MADEPLVLGIETSCDETGVGIVRGTTLLADAIASSVDEHARFGGVVPEVASRAHLEAMVPTIERALKEAGVAASDLDGIAVTAGPGLAGALLVGVSAAKAYAYALGKPLYGVNHLASHICVDQLEHGPLPEPTMALLVSGGHSSLLLAPDITSDVRPMGATIDDAAGEAFDKIARVLDLGFPGGPVIDRLAREGDPKAIAFPRGLTGPRDAAYDFSFSGLKTSVARWIEAKRSAGEEVPVRDVAASFQEAVVDVLTRKAVRACKDEGVDHLMIGGGVAANSRLRALALERCERAGIRLRVPRPGLCTDNGAMVAALGAEMVARGRAASDWDLSADSSLPVTEPHVPGAAHGHDHDHVHEISKDNLYS, from the coding sequence ATGGCTGACGAACCGCTCGTCCTCGGCATCGAGACCTCCTGCGACGAGACCGGCGTCGGGATCGTGCGCGGTACGACGCTGCTCGCCGACGCGATCGCGTCGAGCGTCGACGAGCACGCCCGCTTCGGCGGTGTGGTCCCGGAGGTCGCCTCGCGCGCGCACCTGGAGGCGATGGTCCCGACGATCGAGCGCGCGCTGAAGGAGGCCGGGGTCGCCGCCTCCGACCTGGACGGCATCGCGGTGACGGCCGGTCCCGGGCTCGCCGGGGCGCTGCTGGTGGGGGTGTCGGCGGCCAAGGCGTACGCGTACGCGCTCGGGAAGCCGCTGTACGGCGTGAACCACCTGGCCTCGCACATCTGCGTCGACCAGCTGGAGCACGGCCCGCTGCCCGAGCCCACGATGGCGCTGCTGGTGAGCGGCGGGCACTCGTCGCTGCTGCTCGCCCCCGACATCACCAGCGACGTACGGCCGATGGGCGCGACGATCGACGACGCGGCGGGCGAGGCGTTCGACAAGATCGCGCGGGTGCTGGACCTGGGCTTCCCCGGCGGCCCCGTCATCGACCGGCTCGCCCGCGAGGGCGACCCGAAGGCGATCGCCTTCCCGCGCGGGCTGACCGGCCCGCGCGACGCGGCGTACGACTTCTCCTTCTCGGGGCTCAAGACGTCGGTGGCGCGGTGGATCGAGGCCAAGCGCAGCGCGGGCGAGGAGGTACCGGTGCGCGATGTGGCGGCGTCCTTCCAGGAGGCGGTCGTCGACGTGCTGACCCGGAAGGCGGTGCGGGCCTGCAAGGACGAGGGCGTCGACCACCTGATGATCGGCGGCGGCGTGGCCGCGAACTCCCGGCTGAGGGCGCTCGCGCTGGAGCGGTGCGAGCGGGCCGGCATCAGGCTGCGGGTGCCGAGGCCGGGGCTGTGCACGGACAACGGGGCGATGGTGGCGGCCCTCGGCGCGGAGATGGTCGCGCGGGGCCGGGCGGCGTCGGACTGGGACCTGTCGGCGGACTCCTCGCTGCCGGTCACCGAGCCGCACGTACCGGGCGCCGCTCATGGCCACGACCACGATCACGTGCACGAGATCAGCAAGGACAACCTCTACTCATGA
- the rimI gene encoding ribosomal protein S18-alanine N-acetyltransferase, which produces MRWWDLDPVLALERELFPEDAWSPGMFWSELAHARGPGATRRYVVAEEAGRVVGYAGLAAAGGLGDVQTIAVAKDQWGTGLGSRLLTDLLGHATAFECAEVLLEVRVDNTRAQKLYERFGFEPIGFRRGYYQPGNIDALVMRLTTTTDPADPAASVQGTEIHHG; this is translated from the coding sequence ATGCGCTGGTGGGACCTCGATCCGGTGCTCGCACTGGAACGGGAGCTGTTCCCCGAGGACGCCTGGTCGCCCGGCATGTTCTGGTCCGAGCTGGCGCACGCGCGCGGACCGGGGGCGACCCGCCGCTATGTGGTGGCCGAGGAGGCGGGCCGCGTCGTCGGGTACGCCGGACTCGCCGCCGCCGGGGGGCTCGGCGACGTACAGACCATCGCCGTAGCGAAGGACCAGTGGGGGACCGGGCTCGGGTCCCGGCTGCTCACCGACCTGCTGGGACACGCGACCGCGTTCGAATGCGCCGAGGTGCTCCTCGAAGTGCGCGTCGACAACACCCGCGCGCAGAAGCTGTACGAGCGCTTCGGCTTCGAGCCGATCGGCTTCCGGCGCGGCTACTACCAGCCCGGCAACATCGACGCGCTCGTGATGCGGCTGACGACGACGACCGACCCGGCGGACCCCGCCGCCTCCGTACAAGGAACCGAGATTCACCATGGCTGA
- the tsaB gene encoding tRNA (adenosine(37)-N6)-threonylcarbamoyltransferase complex dimerization subunit type 1 TsaB, with protein sequence MLLLAVDTATPAVTVALHDGESVVAEAGQVDARRHGELLLPTVDRVLAEAGLKLDAVTGVVVGVGPGPYTGLRVGLATAETFGLVLGVPVHGLCTLDGLAYAAGLTGPFAVATDARRKEVYWARYDDARTRVSEPAVDRPADIAEQLADLPVVGSGALLYPEAFGDARGPEHQSAGALASLAAEKLAAGEPFLPPLPLYLRRPDAQVPKNYKVVTPK encoded by the coding sequence GTGCTCCTGCTCGCCGTTGATACCGCCACCCCAGCCGTCACCGTCGCCCTCCACGACGGTGAGTCCGTCGTCGCCGAAGCCGGCCAGGTCGACGCCCGCCGTCACGGGGAGCTGCTGCTGCCCACCGTCGACCGGGTGCTCGCCGAAGCCGGTCTGAAACTCGATGCCGTGACGGGGGTGGTCGTCGGCGTCGGCCCCGGCCCGTACACCGGCCTGCGCGTCGGGCTCGCGACGGCCGAGACCTTCGGCCTCGTGCTCGGAGTGCCGGTCCACGGCCTGTGCACCCTGGACGGACTCGCGTACGCCGCCGGGCTCACCGGCCCCTTCGCCGTGGCCACCGACGCGCGCCGCAAGGAGGTCTACTGGGCGCGCTACGACGACGCCCGCACCCGCGTGTCCGAGCCCGCCGTCGACCGGCCCGCCGACATCGCGGAGCAGCTCGCGGACCTGCCGGTGGTCGGCTCCGGGGCGCTCCTCTACCCCGAGGCGTTCGGGGACGCGCGCGGCCCCGAGCACCAGTCGGCGGGCGCGCTGGCGTCGCTGGCCGCCGAGAAGCTCGCGGCGGGGGAGCCGTTCCTGCCGCCGCTGCCGCTGTACCTCCGCCGCCCCGACGCGCAGGTCCCGAAGAACTACAAGGTGGTCACTCCCAAGTGA